A stretch of the Ornithodoros turicata isolate Travis chromosome 4, ASM3712646v1, whole genome shotgun sequence genome encodes the following:
- the LOC135391197 gene encoding uncharacterized protein ZC84.1-like isoform X5, with the protein MAAGPHVLVLLLLSITATQAVRKVRCPDRSYCKLGSTCCLQKDGKYGCCPYELAQCCSDHAHCCPEGYTCLVSDGTCVRATFTRMAAQVLDTSEHKEDEDIERTLALTCPDGTTCTEDSTCCQLKGGDYGCCQFKDAVCCPDQDHCCPDGYSCGPDGTCTKDARTVPMAKKYQSLKPNLPVKENTVFINISRPVSSFGDVLCPDGNVCDPGSTCCEIADGAYGCCPLLNAVCCSDKVHCCPSGYRCDTSEGRCLLKHEVRPTVLQQSTNDVGVRVQGLYVECPDHSFCGDGSTCCLSTSGRYACCPYSNAECCSDHVHCCPEGYRCLISRGSCVRVSTRIAANRISPATSQRMLLSFQSQYVQCPDRSYCPTNSTCCLLTTGRYGCCPYDHAECCSDHRSCCPEGYRCQVSSHTCTKGSTSIAMSEKRPSLSLDVVLSIQSQYVPCPDRSYCPTNSTCCLLTTGQYGCCPYDHAECCSDHRSCCPEGYRCQVSSHTCTKGSTSIAMSEKRPSLSLDVVLSIQSQYVPCPDRSYCPTNSTCCLLTTGQYGCCPYDHAECCSDHRSCCPEGYRCQVSSHSCTKGSTSIAMSEKRPSLSLDVVLSIQSQYVPCPDRSYCPTNSTCCLLTTGQYGCCPYDHAECCSDHRSCCPEGYRCQVSSHTCTKGSTSIAMSEKRPSLSLDVVLSIQSQYVPCPDRSYCPTNSTCCLLRTGQYGCCPYDHAECCSDHRSCCPEGYRCQVSSHSCTKGSTSIAMSEKRPSLSLDVVLSIQSQYVPCPDRSYCPTNSTCCLLTTGQYGCCPYDHAECCSDHRSCCPEGYRCQVSSHTCTKGSTSIAMSEKRPSLSLDVVLSIQSQYVPCPDRSYCPTNSTCCLLTTGRYGCCPYDHAECCSDHRSCCPEGYRCQVSSHTCTKGSTSIAMSEKRPSLSLDVVLSIQSQYVPCPDRSYCPTNSTCCLLTTGQYGCCPYDHAECCSDHRSCCPEGYRCQVSSHTCTKGSTSIAMSEKRPSLSLDVVLSIQSQYVPCPDRSYCPTNSTCCLLTTGRYGCCPYDHAECCSDHRSCCPEGYRCQVSSHTCTKGSTSIAMSEKRPSLSLDVVLSIQSQYVPCPDRSYCPTNSTCCLLTTGQYGCCPYDHAECCSDHRSCCPEGYRCQVSSHSCTKGSTSIAMSEKCPSLSLDVVLSLQSQYVQCPDRSYCPTNSTCCLLTTGRYGCCPYDHAECCSDHRSCCPEGYRCQVSSHTCTKGSTSIAMSEKRPSLSLDVVLSIQSQYVQCPDRSYCPANTTCCLLTTGRYGCCPYDHAECCSDHRSCCPEGYRCQVSSHTCTKGSTSIPMSEKRPSLSLDVVLSIQSQYVQCPDHSYCPANSTCCLLTTGRYGCCPYHHAECCSDHRSCCPEGYRCQISKGTCTKGSASIAMSEKRPSLSLDVVLSIQSQYVQCPDHSYCPANSTCCLLTTGRYGCCPYHHAECCSDHRSCCPEGYRCQISKGTCTKGSASIAMSEKRPSLSLDVVLSIQSQYVPCPDRSYCPTSSTCCLLTTGRYGCCPYDHAECCSDHRSCCPEGYRCQVSSHTCTKGSTSIAMSEKRPSLSLDVVLSIQSQYVPCPDRSYCPTSSTCCLLTTGQYGCCPYDHAECCSDHRSCCPEGYRCQVSSHTCTKGSTSIPMSEKRPSLSLDVVLSIQSQYVQCPDRSYCPANTTCCLLTTGRYGCCPYDHAECCSDHRSCCPEGYRCQVSSHTCTKGSTSIAMSEKRPSLSGRGAVHTESIRPVPRSFLLPYQQHLLPPNNWSVWLLSLRPC; encoded by the exons ATGGCGGCTGGACCGCACGTGCTGGTGTTACTGCTTCTGTCGATCACTGCAACGCAAG CTGTAAGGAAGGTGAGGTGCCCGGACCGCAGCTACTGCAAATTAGGCTCAACGTGTTGCCTGCAGAAGGACGGTAAATATGGCTGTTGTCCGTATGAACTGGCCCAATGCTGCAGTGACCATGCCCACTGCTGTCCCGAGGGCTACACCTGTCTGGTATCGGATGGGACATGCGTCCGTGCTACGTTCACCAGAATGGCTGCGCAGGTGCTTGACACCAGTGAGCACAAAGAGGACGAAGACATCGAAAGAA CCCTTGCCCTTACGTGTCCAGATGGGACGACATGCACAGAAGACTCGACGTGTTGCCAGCTGAAAGGAGGTGACTACGGCTGCTGCCAGTTCAAGGACGCAGTGTGCTGCCCCGACCAGGATCACTGCTGTCCAGACGGATACAGTTGCGGACCCGATGGCACCTGCACGAAAGACGCGAGGACAGTTCCTATGGCCAAAAAGTACCAGTCTTTGAAGCCTAACCTTCCGGTCAAGGAAAATACTGTCTTCATCAACATATCCCGACCTGTCAGCAGCTTTG GCGACGTCCTCTGTCCTGACGGAAATGTCTGCGATCCTGGATCAACCTGTTGTGAGATTGCTGATGGAGCGTACGGTTGCTGTCCGCTCCTGAACGCCGTGTGCTGCAGTGATAAGGTTCACTGCTGCCCCTCAGGATATCGATGCGATACTTCTGAAGGGAGATGCCTTCTCAAGCACGAAGTCAGACCCACGGTCTTGCAGCAGTCGACAAACGACGTTGGAGTACGGGTGCAAG GCCTGTACGTTGAATGTCCTGATCACAGTTTCTGCGGTGACGGATCCACCTGTTGTCTCTCTACGAGTGGCCGGTACGCATGCTGTCCATACAGCAATGCGGAATGCTGCAGTGACCACGTGCACTGCTGTCCTGAGGGATACCGCTGTCTTATCTCCAGGGGATCCTGCGTCAGAGTATCGACACGAATTGCAGCGAATCGAATCTCCCCTGCAACCTCGCAACGCATGCTGCTGTCCTTCCAAA GTCAGTACGTGCAGTGTCCCGACCGCTCGTATTGCCCTACCAACAGCACTTGTTGTCTCCTAACAACTGGTCGTTATGGCTGCTGTCCTTACGACCATGCTGAGTGTTGTAGCGACCACAGAAGTTGCTGTCCCGAGGGCTACCGCTGCCAAGTATCTTCGCATACCTGCACGAAAGGTTCCACAAGTATTGCAATGTCAGAGAAGCGCCCATCGCTCAGTCTGGACGTGGTGCTGTCCATACAGA GTCAATACGTCCCGTGCCCCGATCGTTCCTATTGCCCTACCAACAGCACTTGTTGCCTCCTAACAACTGGTCAGTATGGCTGCTGTCCTTACGACCATGCTGAGTGTTGTAGCGACCACAGAAGTTGCTGTCCCGAGGGCTACCGCTGCCAAGTATCTTCGCATACCTGCACGAAAGGTTCCACAAGTATTGCAATGTCCGAGAAGCGCCCATCTCTCTCTCTGGACGTGGTGCTGTCCATACAGA GTCAATACGTCCCGTGCCCCGACCGCTCTTATTGCCCTACCAACAGCACTTGTTGCCTCCTAACAACTGGTCAGTATGGCTGCTGTCCTTACGACCATGCTGAGTGCTGTAGCGACCACAGAAGTTGCTGTCCCGAGGGCTACCGCTGTCAAGTATCTTCGCATTCCTGCACGAAAGGTTCCACAAGTATTGCAATGTCCGAGAAGCGCCCATCTCTCTCTCTGGACGTGGTGCTGTCCATACAGA GTCAATACGTCCCGTGCCCCGATCGTTCCTATTGCCCTACCAACAGCACTTGTTGCCTCCTAACAACTGGTCAGTATGGCTGCTGTCCTTACGACCATGCTGAGTGTTGTAGCGACCACAGAAGTTGCTGTCCCGAGGGCTACCGCTGCCAAGTATCTTCGCATACCTGCACGAAAGGTTCCACAAGTATTGCAATGTCCGAGAAGCGCCCATCTCTCTCTCTGGACGTGGTGCTGTCCATACAGA GTCAATACGTCCCGTGCCCCGACCGCTCTTATTGCCCTACCAACAGCACTTGTTGCCTCCTAAGAACTGGTCAGTATGGCTGCTGTCCTTACGACCATGCTGAGTGCTGTAGCGACCACAGAAGTTGCTGTCCCGAGGGCTACCGCTGTCAAGTATCTTCGCATTCCTGCACGAAAGGTTCCACAAGTATTGCAATGTCCGAGAAGCGCCCATCTCTCTCTCTGGACGTGGTGCTGTCCATACAGA GTCAATACGTCCCGTGCCCCGATCGTTCCTATTGCCCTACCAACAGCACTTGTTGCCTCCTAACAACTGGTCAGTATGGCTGCTGTCCTTACGACCATGCTGAGTGTTGTAGCGACCACAGAAGTTGCTGTCCCGAGGGCTACCGCTGCCAAGTATCTTCGCATACCTGCACGAAAGGTTCCACAAGTATTGCAATGTCCGAGAAGCGCCCATCTCTCTCTCTGGACGTGGTGCTGTCCATACAGA GTCAATACGTCCCGTGCCCCGATCGTTCCTATTGCCCTACCAACAGCACTTGTTGTCTCCTAACAACTGGTCGTTATGGCTGCTGTCCTTACGACCATGCTGAGTGTTGTAGCGACCACAGAAGTTGCTGTCCCGAGGGCTACCGCTGCCAAGTATCTTCGCATACCTGCACGAAAGGTTCCACAAGTATTGCAATGTCCGAGAAGCGCCCATCTCTCTCTCTGGACGTGGTGCTGTCCATACAGA GTCAATACGTCCCGTGCCCCGATCGTTCCTATTGCCCTACCAACAGCACTTGTTGCCTCCTAACAACTGGTCAGTATGGCTGCTGTCCTTACGACCATGCTGAGTGTTGTAGCGACCACAGAAGTTGCTGTCCCGAGGGCTACCGCTGCCAAGTATCTTCGCATACCTGCACGAAAGGTTCCACAAGTATTGCAATGTCCGAGAAGCGCCCATCTCTCTCTCTGGACGTGGTGCTGTCCATACAGA GTCAATACGTCCCGTGCCCCGATCGTTCCTATTGCCCTACCAACAGCACTTGTTGTCTCCTAACAACTGGTCGTTATGGCTGCTGTCCTTACGACCATGCTGAGTGTTGTAGCGACCACAGAAGTTGCTGTCCCGAGGGCTACCGCTGCCAAGTATCTTCGCATACCTGCACGAAAGGTTCGACAAGTATTGCAATGTCCGAGAAGCGCCCATCTCTCTCTCTGGACGTGGTGCTGTCCATACAGA GTCAATACGTCCCGTGCCCCGATCGTTCCTATTGCCCTACCAACAGCACTTGTTGCCTCCTAACAACTGGTCAGTATGGCTGCTGTCCTTACGACCATGCTGAGTGCTGTAGCGACCACAGAAGTTGCTGTCCCGAGGGCTACCGCTGTCAAGTATCTTCGCATTCCTGCACGAAAGGTTCCACAAGTATTGCAATGTCAGAGAAGTGCCCATCTCTCTCACTGGACGTGGTACTGTCCTTGCAAA GTCAGTACGTGCAGTGTCCCGACCGCTCGTATTGCCCTACCAACAGCACTTGTTGTCTCCTAACAACTGGTCGTTATGGCTGCTGTCCTTACGACCATGCTGAGTGTTGTAGCGACCACAGAAGTTGCTGTCCCGAGGGCTACCGCTGCCAAGTATCTTCGCATACCTGCACGAAAGGTTCCACAAGTATTGCAATGTCAGAGAAGCGCCCATCGCTCAGTCTGGACGTGGTGCTGTCCATACAGA GTCAATACGTCCAGTGTCCCGACCGCTCTTATTGCCCTGCCAACACCACCTGTTGTCTCCTAACAACTGGTCGTTATGGCTGCTGTCCCTACGACCATGCTGAGTGTTGTAGCGACCACAGAAGTTGCTGTCCCGAGGGCTACCGCTGCCAAGTATCTTCGCATACCTGCACGAAAGGTTCCACAAGTATTCCAATGTCCGAGAAGCGCCCATCGCTCTCTCTGGACGTGGTGCTGTCCATACAGA GTCAATACGTCCAGTGTCCCGACCACTCTTACTGCCCTGCCAACTCCACCTGTTGTCTCCTAACGACTGGTCGTTATGGCTGCTGTCCTTACCATCATGCTGAGTGTTGTAGCGACCACAGAAGTTGCTGCCCCGAGGGCTACCGCTGTCAAATATCTAAGGGCACCTGCACGAAAGGTTCCGCAAGTATTGCAATGTCCGAGAAGCGCCCATCTCTCTCTCTGGACGTGGTGCTGTCCATACAGA GTCAATACGTCCAGTGTCCCGACCACTCTTACTGCCCTGCCAACTCCACCTGTTGTCTCCTAACGACTGGTCGTTATGGCTGCTGTCCTTACCATCATGCTGAGTGTTGTAGCGACCACAGAAGTTGCTGCCCCGAGGGCTACCGCTGTCAAATATCTAAGGGCACCTGCACGAAAGGTTCCGCAAGTATTGCAATGTCCGAGAAGCGCCCATCTCTCTCTCTGGACGTGGTGCTGTCCATACAGA GTCAATACGTCCCGTGCCCCGATCGTTCCTATTGCCCTACCAGCAGCACTTGTTGCCTCCTAACAACTGGTCGTTATGGCTGCTGTCCTTACGACCATGCTGAGTGTTGTAGCGACCACAGAAGTTGCTGTCCTGAGGGCTACCGCTGCCAAGTATCTTCGCATACCTGCACGAAAGGTTCGACAAGTATTGCAATGTCCGAGAAGCGCCCATCTCTCTCTCTGGACGTGGTGCTGTCCATACAGA GTCAATACGTCCCGTGCCCCGATCGTTCCTATTGCCCTACCAGCAGCACTTGTTGCCTCCTAACAACTGGTCAGTATGGCTGCTGTCCTTACGACCATGCTGAGTGCTGTAGCGACCACAGAAGTTGCTGTCCCGAGGGCTACCGCTGCCAAGTATCTTCGCATACCTGCACGAAAGGTTCCACAAGTATTCCAATGTCCGAGAAGCGCCCATCGCTCTCTCTGGACGTGGTGCTGTCCATACAGA GTCAATACGTCCAGTGTCCCGACCGCTCTTATTGCCCTGCCAACACCACCTGTTGTCTCCTAACAACTGGTCGTTATGGCTGCTGTCCTTACGACCATGCTGAGTGTTGTAGCGACCACAGAAGTTGCTGTCCTGAGGGCTACCGCTGCCAAGTATCTTCGCATACCTGCACGAAAGGTTCGACAAGTATTGCAATGTCCGAGAAGCGCCCATCTCTCTCTGGACGTGGTGCTGTCCATACAGA GTCAATACGTCCCGTGCCCCGATCGTTCCTATTGCCCTACCAGCAGCACTTGTTGCCTCCTAACAACTGGTCAGTATGGCTGCTGTCCTTACGACCATGCTGA
- the LOC135391197 gene encoding uncharacterized protein ZC84.1-like isoform X6 has product MAAGPHVLVLLLLSITATQAVRKVRCPDRSYCKLGSTCCLQKDGKYGCCPYELAQCCSDHAHCCPEGYTCLVSDGTCVRATFTRMAAQVLDTSEHKEDEDIERTLALTCPDGTTCTEDSTCCQLKGGDYGCCQFKDAVCCPDQDHCCPDGYSCGPDGTCTKDARTVPMAKKYQSLKPNLPVKENTVFINISRPVSSFGDVLCPDGNVCDPGSTCCEIADGAYGCCPLLNAVCCSDKVHCCPSGYRCDTSEGRCLLKHEVRPTVLQQSTNDVGVRVQGLYVECPDHSFCGDGSTCCLSTSGRYACCPYSNAECCSDHVHCCPEGYRCLISRGSCVRVSTRIAANRISPATSQRMLLSFQSQYVQCPDRSYCPTNSTCCLLTTGRYGCCPYDHAECCSDHRSCCPEGYRCQVSSHTCTKGSTSIAMSEKRPSLSLDVVLSIQSQYVPCPDRSYCPTNSTCCLLTTGQYGCCPYDHAECCSDHRSCCPEGYRCQVSSHTCTKGSTSIAMSEKRPSLSLDVVLSIQSQYVPCPDRSYCPTNSTCCLLTTGQYGCCPYDHAECCSDHRSCCPEGYRCQVSSHSCTKGSTSIAMSEKRPSLSLDVVLSIQSQYVPCPDRSYCPTNSTCCLLTTGQYGCCPYDHAECCSDHRSCCPEGYRCQVSSHTCTKGSTSIAMSEKRPSLSLDVVLSIQSQYVPCPDRSYCPTNSTCCLLRTGQYGCCPYDHAECCSDHRSCCPEGYRCQVSSHSCTKGSTSIAMSEKRPSLSLDVVLSIQSQYVPCPDRSYCPTNSTCCLLTTGQYGCCPYDHAECCSDHRSCCPEGYRCQVSSHTCTKGSTSIAMSEKRPSLSLDVVLSIQSQYVPCPDRSYCPTNSTCCLLTTGRYGCCPYDHAECCSDHRSCCPEGYRCQVSSHTCTKGSTSIAMSEKRPSLSLDVVLSIQSQYVPCPDRSYCPTNSTCCLLTTGQYGCCPYDHAECCSDHRSCCPEGYRCQVSSHTCTKGSTSIAMSEKRPSLSLDVVLSIQSQYVPCPDRSYCPTNSTCCLLTTGRYGCCPYDHAECCSDHRSCCPEGYRCQVSSHTCTKGSTSIAMSEKRPSLSLDVVLSIQSQYVPCPDRSYCPTNSTCCLLTTGQYGCCPYDHAECCSDHRSCCPEGYRCQVSSHSCTKGSTSIAMSEKCPSLSLDVVLSLQSQYVQCPDRSYCPTNSTCCLLTTGRYGCCPYDHAECCSDHRSCCPEGYRCQVSSHTCTKGSTSIAMSEKRPSLSLDVVLSIQSQYVQCPDRSYCPANTTCCLLTTGRYGCCPYDHAECCSDHRSCCPEGYRCQVSSHTCTKGSTSIPMSEKRPSLSLDVVLSIQSQYVQCPDHSYCPANSTCCLLTTGRYGCCPYHHAECCSDHRSCCPEGYRCQISKGTCTKGSASIAMSEKRPSLSLDVVLSIQSQYVQCPDHSYCPANSTCCLLTTGRYGCCPYHHAECCSDHRSCCPEGYRCQISKGTCTKGSASIAMSEKRPSLSLDVVLSIQSQYVPCPDRSYCPTSSTCCLLTTGRYGCCPYDHAECCSDHRSCCPEGYRCQVSSHTCTKGSTSIAMSEKRPSLSLDVVLSIQSQYVQCPDRSYCPANTTCCLLTTGRYGCCPYDHAECCSDHRSCCPEGYRCQVSSHTCTKGSTSIAMSEKRPSLSGRGAVHTESIRPVPRSFLLPYQQHLLPPNNWSVWLLSLRPC; this is encoded by the exons ATGGCGGCTGGACCGCACGTGCTGGTGTTACTGCTTCTGTCGATCACTGCAACGCAAG CTGTAAGGAAGGTGAGGTGCCCGGACCGCAGCTACTGCAAATTAGGCTCAACGTGTTGCCTGCAGAAGGACGGTAAATATGGCTGTTGTCCGTATGAACTGGCCCAATGCTGCAGTGACCATGCCCACTGCTGTCCCGAGGGCTACACCTGTCTGGTATCGGATGGGACATGCGTCCGTGCTACGTTCACCAGAATGGCTGCGCAGGTGCTTGACACCAGTGAGCACAAAGAGGACGAAGACATCGAAAGAA CCCTTGCCCTTACGTGTCCAGATGGGACGACATGCACAGAAGACTCGACGTGTTGCCAGCTGAAAGGAGGTGACTACGGCTGCTGCCAGTTCAAGGACGCAGTGTGCTGCCCCGACCAGGATCACTGCTGTCCAGACGGATACAGTTGCGGACCCGATGGCACCTGCACGAAAGACGCGAGGACAGTTCCTATGGCCAAAAAGTACCAGTCTTTGAAGCCTAACCTTCCGGTCAAGGAAAATACTGTCTTCATCAACATATCCCGACCTGTCAGCAGCTTTG GCGACGTCCTCTGTCCTGACGGAAATGTCTGCGATCCTGGATCAACCTGTTGTGAGATTGCTGATGGAGCGTACGGTTGCTGTCCGCTCCTGAACGCCGTGTGCTGCAGTGATAAGGTTCACTGCTGCCCCTCAGGATATCGATGCGATACTTCTGAAGGGAGATGCCTTCTCAAGCACGAAGTCAGACCCACGGTCTTGCAGCAGTCGACAAACGACGTTGGAGTACGGGTGCAAG GCCTGTACGTTGAATGTCCTGATCACAGTTTCTGCGGTGACGGATCCACCTGTTGTCTCTCTACGAGTGGCCGGTACGCATGCTGTCCATACAGCAATGCGGAATGCTGCAGTGACCACGTGCACTGCTGTCCTGAGGGATACCGCTGTCTTATCTCCAGGGGATCCTGCGTCAGAGTATCGACACGAATTGCAGCGAATCGAATCTCCCCTGCAACCTCGCAACGCATGCTGCTGTCCTTCCAAA GTCAGTACGTGCAGTGTCCCGACCGCTCGTATTGCCCTACCAACAGCACTTGTTGTCTCCTAACAACTGGTCGTTATGGCTGCTGTCCTTACGACCATGCTGAGTGTTGTAGCGACCACAGAAGTTGCTGTCCCGAGGGCTACCGCTGCCAAGTATCTTCGCATACCTGCACGAAAGGTTCCACAAGTATTGCAATGTCAGAGAAGCGCCCATCGCTCAGTCTGGACGTGGTGCTGTCCATACAGA GTCAATACGTCCCGTGCCCCGATCGTTCCTATTGCCCTACCAACAGCACTTGTTGCCTCCTAACAACTGGTCAGTATGGCTGCTGTCCTTACGACCATGCTGAGTGTTGTAGCGACCACAGAAGTTGCTGTCCCGAGGGCTACCGCTGCCAAGTATCTTCGCATACCTGCACGAAAGGTTCCACAAGTATTGCAATGTCCGAGAAGCGCCCATCTCTCTCTCTGGACGTGGTGCTGTCCATACAGA GTCAATACGTCCCGTGCCCCGACCGCTCTTATTGCCCTACCAACAGCACTTGTTGCCTCCTAACAACTGGTCAGTATGGCTGCTGTCCTTACGACCATGCTGAGTGCTGTAGCGACCACAGAAGTTGCTGTCCCGAGGGCTACCGCTGTCAAGTATCTTCGCATTCCTGCACGAAAGGTTCCACAAGTATTGCAATGTCCGAGAAGCGCCCATCTCTCTCTCTGGACGTGGTGCTGTCCATACAGA GTCAATACGTCCCGTGCCCCGATCGTTCCTATTGCCCTACCAACAGCACTTGTTGCCTCCTAACAACTGGTCAGTATGGCTGCTGTCCTTACGACCATGCTGAGTGTTGTAGCGACCACAGAAGTTGCTGTCCCGAGGGCTACCGCTGCCAAGTATCTTCGCATACCTGCACGAAAGGTTCCACAAGTATTGCAATGTCCGAGAAGCGCCCATCTCTCTCTCTGGACGTGGTGCTGTCCATACAGA GTCAATACGTCCCGTGCCCCGACCGCTCTTATTGCCCTACCAACAGCACTTGTTGCCTCCTAAGAACTGGTCAGTATGGCTGCTGTCCTTACGACCATGCTGAGTGCTGTAGCGACCACAGAAGTTGCTGTCCCGAGGGCTACCGCTGTCAAGTATCTTCGCATTCCTGCACGAAAGGTTCCACAAGTATTGCAATGTCCGAGAAGCGCCCATCTCTCTCTCTGGACGTGGTGCTGTCCATACAGA GTCAATACGTCCCGTGCCCCGATCGTTCCTATTGCCCTACCAACAGCACTTGTTGCCTCCTAACAACTGGTCAGTATGGCTGCTGTCCTTACGACCATGCTGAGTGTTGTAGCGACCACAGAAGTTGCTGTCCCGAGGGCTACCGCTGCCAAGTATCTTCGCATACCTGCACGAAAGGTTCCACAAGTATTGCAATGTCCGAGAAGCGCCCATCTCTCTCTCTGGACGTGGTGCTGTCCATACAGA GTCAATACGTCCCGTGCCCCGATCGTTCCTATTGCCCTACCAACAGCACTTGTTGTCTCCTAACAACTGGTCGTTATGGCTGCTGTCCTTACGACCATGCTGAGTGTTGTAGCGACCACAGAAGTTGCTGTCCCGAGGGCTACCGCTGCCAAGTATCTTCGCATACCTGCACGAAAGGTTCCACAAGTATTGCAATGTCCGAGAAGCGCCCATCTCTCTCTCTGGACGTGGTGCTGTCCATACAGA GTCAATACGTCCCGTGCCCCGATCGTTCCTATTGCCCTACCAACAGCACTTGTTGCCTCCTAACAACTGGTCAGTATGGCTGCTGTCCTTACGACCATGCTGAGTGTTGTAGCGACCACAGAAGTTGCTGTCCCGAGGGCTACCGCTGCCAAGTATCTTCGCATACCTGCACGAAAGGTTCCACAAGTATTGCAATGTCCGAGAAGCGCCCATCTCTCTCTCTGGACGTGGTGCTGTCCATACAGA GTCAATACGTCCCGTGCCCCGATCGTTCCTATTGCCCTACCAACAGCACTTGTTGTCTCCTAACAACTGGTCGTTATGGCTGCTGTCCTTACGACCATGCTGAGTGTTGTAGCGACCACAGAAGTTGCTGTCCCGAGGGCTACCGCTGCCAAGTATCTTCGCATACCTGCACGAAAGGTTCGACAAGTATTGCAATGTCCGAGAAGCGCCCATCTCTCTCTCTGGACGTGGTGCTGTCCATACAGA GTCAATACGTCCCGTGCCCCGATCGTTCCTATTGCCCTACCAACAGCACTTGTTGCCTCCTAACAACTGGTCAGTATGGCTGCTGTCCTTACGACCATGCTGAGTGCTGTAGCGACCACAGAAGTTGCTGTCCCGAGGGCTACCGCTGTCAAGTATCTTCGCATTCCTGCACGAAAGGTTCCACAAGTATTGCAATGTCAGAGAAGTGCCCATCTCTCTCACTGGACGTGGTACTGTCCTTGCAAA GTCAGTACGTGCAGTGTCCCGACCGCTCGTATTGCCCTACCAACAGCACTTGTTGTCTCCTAACAACTGGTCGTTATGGCTGCTGTCCTTACGACCATGCTGAGTGTTGTAGCGACCACAGAAGTTGCTGTCCCGAGGGCTACCGCTGCCAAGTATCTTCGCATACCTGCACGAAAGGTTCCACAAGTATTGCAATGTCAGAGAAGCGCCCATCGCTCAGTCTGGACGTGGTGCTGTCCATACAGA GTCAATACGTCCAGTGTCCCGACCGCTCTTATTGCCCTGCCAACACCACCTGTTGTCTCCTAACAACTGGTCGTTATGGCTGCTGTCCCTACGACCATGCTGAGTGTTGTAGCGACCACAGAAGTTGCTGTCCCGAGGGCTACCGCTGCCAAGTATCTTCGCATACCTGCACGAAAGGTTCCACAAGTATTCCAATGTCCGAGAAGCGCCCATCGCTCTCTCTGGACGTGGTGCTGTCCATACAGA GTCAATACGTCCAGTGTCCCGACCACTCTTACTGCCCTGCCAACTCCACCTGTTGTCTCCTAACGACTGGTCGTTATGGCTGCTGTCCTTACCATCATGCTGAGTGTTGTAGCGACCACAGAAGTTGCTGCCCCGAGGGCTACCGCTGTCAAATATCTAAGGGCACCTGCACGAAAGGTTCCGCAAGTATTGCAATGTCCGAGAAGCGCCCATCTCTCTCTCTGGACGTGGTGCTGTCCATACAGA GTCAATACGTCCAGTGTCCCGACCACTCTTACTGCCCTGCCAACTCCACCTGTTGTCTCCTAACGACTGGTCGTTATGGCTGCTGTCCTTACCATCATGCTGAGTGTTGTAGCGACCACAGAAGTTGCTGCCCCGAGGGCTACCGCTGTCAAATATCTAAGGGCACCTGCACGAAAGGTTCCGCAAGTATTGCAATGTCCGAGAAGCGCCCATCTCTCTCTCTGGACGTGGTGCTGTCCATACAGA GTCAATACGTCCCGTGCCCCGATCGTTCCTATTGCCCTACCAGCAGCACTTGTTGCCTCCTAACAACTGGTCGTTATGGCTGCTGTCCTTACGACCATGCTGAGTGTTGTAGCGACCACAGAAGTTGCTGTCCTGAGGGCTACCGCTGCCAAGTATCTTCGCATACCTGCACGAAAGGTTCGACAAGTATTGCAATGTCCGAGAAGCGCCCATCTCTCTCTCTGGACGTGGTGCTGTCCATACAGA GTCAATACGTCCAGTGTCCCGACCGCTCTTATTGCCCTGCCAACACCACCTGTTGTCTCCTAACAACTGGTCGTTATGGCTGCTGTCCTTACGACCATGCTGAGTGTTGTAGCGACCACAGAAGTTGCTGTCCTGAGGGCTACCGCTGCCAAGTATCTTCGCATACCTGCACGAAAGGTTCGACAAGTATTGCAATGTCCGAGAAGCGCCCATCTCTCTCTGGACGTGGTGCTGTCCATACAGA GTCAATACGTCCCGTGCCCCGATCGTTCCTATTGCCCTACCAGCAGCACTTGTTGCCTCCTAACAACTGGTCAGTATGGCTGCTGTCCTTACGACCATGCTGA